The Deinococcus hopiensis KR-140 sequence TGGGACTCCAGTGGGTCCTGACGCGCAGCACCTTCGGCTACGCGCTGCGGGTGGTGGGCGAGAACCCAGGCGCGGCGCGGTATGCGGGCCTGAGCGCGGCGCGGGTGGCGACCACGGTGGCGCTGATCACCGGGGGCGTGGCCGGATTGGCGGGCGCGGGCGAGGTGGCGGGCATCCATCACCGACTGCTTGAGGCGGGGCAGATCAGCCTCGGCTACGGCTTCACAGCCGTGATCGTGGCGTGGCTCGCACGGGGCAATCCGGCGTTGTGCCTGCTCACCGCTCCGCTGATGGGGATCATCCTGGCGGGGGGCGACCTGCTCAAAATCGATCTGAACATGCCTTTCCGGGTCGTGGATGTGTTTTCGGGCGTTATCCTGCTCTCCCTGATCGGCTCGGAAATCTTCGTGCGCCACCGGGTGCGGCTGGACCGCCCGTGATGGGAGGCAGCTAATGGAACAGATCATCCTCGAAGCCCTGGCGCGGGCGCTGGCCGTCGGCACACCGCTGCTGCTCGCCTGCCTGGGCGCGATTCTCAACGAGCGCGGCGGCGTGGTAAATCTCGGCGTGGAGGGGCTGATGGCCGTAGGAGCGCTGGCCGCCTTTGCCGTGGCTTATCCGCAGGGCAACCTCTGGCTGGCGGTGGGGGCGGCCATGCTCGCGGGCGCGGCCCTGGCGGCCCTGCATGCCCTCGCCACCGTGACCCTGCGGGCCAACCAGTTTGTCAGCGGGCTGGCCCTGGCGCTGCTGGGCACAGGGGCCGCCGGACTGCTGGGCAAGAAGTTTGAGGGGATGCCGCTGTTCAACAAGGTGCCGGACTGGACGCTGGGCGGCTTTGCCCTGAGTCCCTTTACCGTCGCGGCCCTGGTGCTGGCGGCGCTCCTCGCCTTCTGGCTGGGCAGTACGCGGGGCGGCCTGACCCTCCGCTCAGTCGGCGAGAACCCGGCGGCGGCCGACGCGCTGGGCGTCAGCGTGGTGGGCGTACGCTACGCGGCGGTGCTGGCGGGGGGGGCGCTGGCGGGTCTGGCCGGAGCGTTCCTGGCCCTCAGTTACCGCGCGTCGTGGGCAGACAACCCGACGGCTGGGCTGGGCTGGATCGCGGTGGCGCTGGTGATTTTCGTGGGGTGGCAGCCGCTGCGGGCGGTGGCTGGTGCACTGTTTTTCGGCTTCCTGTACTACCTGCAGTTCCGGCTGCAAGGCAGCAGCGCCGTTCCCACCGAAGTCTTTTCCGCCATGCCCTTCGTGCTCGTGTTGGTGGTGCTGGCCCTCGCGGGGTTGCGGGGACAGCAGGGTAACGCGCCCGCCTCGCTGGGGCGCACCTATGTGCGCGGCGAGCGCTGAGCGCCCAACTGTTCATCAAGAACATGACAGAACGCAGAATATGAAGGCATACTAAAGGCAGACGTTCCCCACAACGTTCCGGTTGTTCTCCTTCTGCCTGACGTTCCATCCGGCCCCATGGCCCTGAGGTCTCCTTTGAAGAACGCTGTTTCCCTGCCTGCCCTCCGCAAGACGGCCCTGACCGCCCTGCCCCTCACGCTGGCCCTACTGGGTGCGGCGAACAGCCCCGCTGCCCAGGCCCAGGGGGCGGGCAAGCTCAAGGCGTGCTTTATCTACGTCGGCCCAGTGGGCGACATCGGCTGGAGCTACGCGCACGACGAGGCCCGCAAGAAGGCGGAAAAGGCCCTGCCCTGGCTGGAGACGAAGTACGTGGAGAGCGTGCCCGAAGGCCAGGCCATGCCCGTGATTGACCGGCTGGTACGTGACAAGTGCCAGGTGATCTTCACCACGTCCTTCGGCTTCATGGACCAGACGTACGAGGCGGCCAAGAAATACCCGAACGTGATGTTCATGCACGCCAGCGGCTTTAAGCGCCTGCCCAACATGGGCACGTATATGGCCGACTTCTACCAGCTGTACTACCTCAACGGCATGATGGCGGCGGCGGTCAGCAAGAGCGGCAAGCTGGGCTACGTGGGGGCCTTCCCTGTGCCCGAGCTCAAGCGGCACATCAGCGCCTTTGCGCTCGGTGCCCGCGCCGTGAACCCCAAAGCCACGGTCAACGTCAAGTGGATCAACGCCTGGTTCGATCCCAACAAAGCGCGTGAGGCCGCCGAAGCCCTGATCTCGGAAGGCAACGGCGCCCTGGCGTTTACCGAGGACACCGCCACGGTGGTGCAGACGGCCGCCGCACGCAAAGTGCCGTCCTTCGCGCACTACTCCCCCATGTACAAGTTCGCGCCTGACTACGTGGTCAGCGGCCAGCTCGTGCACTGGGACAAGATCTACATCGACTTTCTGACCAAGGTGCACAGCGGCACCTACACGAACAAGAACCTGAACAAGGTGGACTACTGGAAGCTGATGCAGGGCGGCGCGGTGGAGCTCGGCACCCAGCCCGGCATGGCGATCAACCCCAAGTGGGTGCCGCAGCTCAAGGCCGCCAGGATGACGGTAGGTGGCAAGACCGTCAGCGTGTATGACCGCGTCCTGCAGCTGAAGGCCGAGATGGAGAAGGGCGGCAAGTTCGATCCCTACATGGGCCCACTCAAGGACCGCAACGGCGTTCTGCGCGTGCCTGCTGGCAAGGTCATGAGCGTGAAGGACCTGAACAACATGAGCTGGGTGGCCCCTGGCGTAACCGGACAGGTGGCCGACGAGCCGAAGAAGTAAGGAAAAAGATTCCCCGCCCAGCGTGCGCATCAAGCGCACGCTGGGCGCGTCAGTGAGGGTTGCGGGACGCCCAGCTCAGGGTCACGCGGCCCCTGTTTCCGGACTTTCGGAGAAACCCAGGAGGTATCCGTTGGGGTTCTGAACTGGAAATTCGCTGTTGCCGCTTTTCTGGTCTTCCGTGACCCGCCATTTTCCCTGGTCGTCCCGCCCAGGGGTCAGTTCACCGGCTCCAGCAGCGGCCCACTGCTGGGCACGCCGATCTCGAGGTCGGTGCCCCGGCCCAGGGGATATTTCAGCGGCCCCGCCTGCCTCCCTCCCGTGATGACGGGCAGCACCACTTGAGCGCCTTCCCACTCCAGGTAGGCAAGACCCCCGATCAGCGTCGCTGAACCCCAGTTCACCACACCAGAACTTCGGGCTCTGCTGTAAAGCCAAGGCGCCGAACTCTGGAACGAGGACATTGACTCCACCCACCGGTGTCCTGCCGTTGGCCTCGGCCGTGCCGAGTCAAAGCGTAGAGGGGCACCACGTAGGCGAGGACGCTGAGTAATACGGGTTGCGTCCGTTTCGCGACCCCCCCCCCCGGAAGACCGCCCGGTTGCTTCCCTCCACACCCGGAACCCGCTTCTCTCCTGCCCGCCCTGCTCGGACGGAATCGCTCCGCAAACGGTTTAATCGGAGTCCGTATAACACGTCAGGAACGGCATCAGCAGGAGAACACCTCGAAAGGACGCTCTCCCGAGCGTTACGTCTCCTCTCCCTCGCGCACCATCGCTGCGTACAGGGCCTCTACCTTTGCCCGCGCCCAGGGCGTTTTGCGCAGGAATTTAAGGCTGGAGGGCACGCTCGGATCATGCTCGAAGCAGCGGATGGGGACGCGGCGTGCCAGGCCGTCCCAGCCGTAACGGTGAGCGAGGCGCGTCACCACCATTTCGAGCGTGACGCCGTGCAGGGGGTCTTTGGAAGGTGCGGTCATGGGGGCATGATGCGGCGGATGGCGGCGCGAGGGCAAGGCGGGGACGGGCAGGTGCGGTTGTGACAACATGGCGCGGTGAATGCCCTGCTTCTGCGCACCGTGCTGACCTTGGGCCTGCTGTTCGCGGTCCTGAACGTCGTGCTGACGGGACTGCAATACGGGTTCGGAAGCCTGCCGCTGCGGTTCTGGCTGGCCCAGCTCCTGCTGCTGCCCGCCATGCTGGCGCCCGCACGCATGTTTCCGCAAGCCGCCATCACGCGGCCCTACCTTCAGCGCGCGGGACTGTTCGCGCTGGGCTGGTCTGCGCCGCTGGCGGTCTACCGCCTGTCAAGCGACGCGCTGCGGCCCGACTTCGTGGCGGCGGCCTCGCTGCTCAGCCTGGGCGTGATCTGCGTGCTGTTCGGTCTGATTTTCGCGGCCCTGCGCCGCCCACCTGAGGGAGAATGAGCCGGTGAGACTCGCCATCGTCGGAGACGTTCACGGCAACAGCTTCGCGCTCTCTGCCGTACTCGAGGACGTCCGCGCCGCTTCTCCCGATCAAACCCTCAATCTCGGGGACAGCGTGTGGGGCGCGGCGGACCCGGCCGGGGCCTGGGCGCTGCAAGCCGAACACGCACCCCCTACCGTCCGCGGCAACACCGACGAGCGCGTGGCGGGGTTGCGCGAAGGCAAGGCCGGGATGCGGGCATGGCTGCTCGGTCAGTTGCCGGGGGACGTGCCTGCGCGGCTCGGCGCGCTGCCGACTTTCGCGGACGTGGCGAGCGGTGAAGTGCGCGTCTGCCACGGCAGCCCCCGCAGTCCCTGGGAAGACCTGCTGCTGACCGAGGAGCAAACGGAGGAAGGCGAGCGCACCCGGCCCGCCCACTTCTCGGAAATCCGCGAGCGGCTCGGCGACTTCACATATGAGGCCGGAGGCCGCTTTTGCGTCGTCGGCCACACCCACCACGAGATGCTGAGCGTGGTGAACGGCGTGACGGTGGTGAACGCCGGACCAGTCAGCCGTCAGAAGGACCGATTGCCGCTGGCCCGCTGGGTGCTCCTGACGCGCCGGCGGGGCCTGTGGCGCGCCGAGTTTCGCCGCACGCCCTACGACGCAGGGGAAGCCGCGGCGTGGGCGAGGGCAAATGCACCTGAGGGGATGGCAGAGCACGAGGCCCGCTGGTTGCTGGAGGGCCGCGAACCTTGAGCCGCCCCTTGCGGGGGTCTTCGTCGGCACGCAGAACAAGCGCCGCAGCCCAACGGCGGAACTGATGTTCCGGGAAGATCTCGACTGGGAGGTGGCGGCAGCAGGTACGGCGCGCGACGCTGCGGCGCCCCTGACGCGGGACCTGCTGGAGTGGGCGGACGCGGCGCGGCCGTCTGTATGGAAAAGCGCCACCGCGACTGGATCAGGGTCAGGCTCAGAGACGCACTCCCCGGTGACCGCCTGCTTACCCTCGGCATTCCCGACGACTACGAAGTCATGGACCCTGATCTGGTGGCGTTGCTGGCCCGGCGGGTGCCGGGGCGACTGAAGGGCATTTTCCCCGGAATTAAGCCCTGCGCCGTAATTCGATCTGGCCCGCCGGGCCCCCGAGCCTCAAGGTCTCCCCCTTCAACACGACTTCCAGAGGGGCGGACAGGGCGCGCAGCAAGGCCGCTTCCTGGGTCATCTGTTCCGGCGCGCACAGCATACGGGTCACGCCCAAGGGGCCAGCGGTCAGCAGACCTTCGGCGAGGGTGGCCGAGCCGCTCAACCGGTTGCAGCCCGCCTGGCCGCTCAGGCGCAGTGGCTGGCCGCTCCCACCTTCCCCAAAGGTCAGCTCGGCAGGCGAGGCGAGGGGGACGCTGTGGCCGTCCGCCTCCAGCCGCACGACCGTCCAGGTGCCGCCCAGGTCCATGTTCACCTCGGGAGAACTGGGAGCGGGTCTGAAAACGAGCCGGTTTGCCTTGTCCGCAAAGAGGGTGAGGGTCGCTCCCCGAAGCTCGAAGCTCCGGACCTGACCCATGAGGGTGACGAAGCGGTCTTCCAACCCATCGAGAAAATCTGGGCAGGCGCGGCGGGTGGTCAGCAGGGGCGTGAAGCGCAACGTGTTCGCCCGCGTCACAAACCGGCTGCGGTAGGCGTTGCAGCCCGTGCTCCCGGCAGCATCTCTCCCTTCCAGCCGCAGCGTTACGGGTGGGGCAAGGCGGCCTGGCGAGGTGAGGCGCCCGCCGTCCGTCAGGGCCGTCAGGGTCCAGACGGTGCCCGTCAGGAACGGTGTGGGGGAAGTGTTGCCGCCCTGCAGGGCGAGGGCGGTCAGACCAGCGAGGGAAAGCGGCATCGGACCTCCGTTGTATCCGCTGCCCCTGACGGGGAGATGAACGGGCTCAGCCCGGCCCCACCTCGTACACCGCGCGCCAGGGCCGGTAGGTGGTTTCCACCCGGTCACCCCGCACCCCACTGGCGTCCTTGATGGTGCGGCTGATGTAGAGGGTGTAGCCGTCCTGCGCCCAGTCCACCTGCCGGGAGGTGCCGGGGCGCAGGCTGGCGTTGGTGAGGTACTGGGCGGGCGGGTGCGGGGTCCGGGACAGGATCACGGCCGGATTCACTGTGACCTGCCGCGCGGGCTTGATGCCCCAGACCTGCACCTCCAGCCGGCTGGCACCGTCGCGGTTGACCGTTCGGATAAACAGCGGCGCGCCGGTGTCGTTTTTCATCTTGAGGTCGAGGCCGGGATCGTACACCGCCGCCTCGAAGCCGACCTGCGGTTCGTAGTAGCCGACGCGGTAGGAGTGCGGATTGCGCTCGACGACCGGCAGTCCGGCCTGATACAGGGCGCGGAAGGTGGTTGTGGACACCTGGCATACGCCGCCGCCCAGGCCGTCCACCGTGCGGCCCCCACTGATGATCAGGCCGCCGACGAAGCCGTTTTCCGGCGTGATGCCGCCCAGGGCCTGCAAGAAGCTGAAGTCCTCACCAGCGGGCACGACCACGCCGCTGATCTTGGCCGCCGCGTTCGCCACGTTGCGGCGGCGCTCGGGGCTGCTGTGGTAGTAGGTGCTCACGCCCGTGGTGATGAGCTGCAATCTGGAGGGGTCCGGCAAGTCGGCCTCGGTCAGGGTGGGCTGGCTGACCTTGGCGGCGAACACGACGTGCTGTGCGTCCGGCGTAAACACCGCCTTGCGGAACGCGGCGAGGGCCGCCTGCCGGTCCGCGACGTGTCCGGCGCGCCCCTCCACCTTGACCAGCCTGCCGCCCTGCTCGGCATAGCGGGCGTTCAGGGCAGGCTGGTCCACGGCGGCGGTCAGGCGGTCAAAGGTCGACCGCAAGGTCTTCTCGTCAGGCTCGATGCCCGTGCCGCGCACCCAGTACAGGTCTGCCACCTGCAGGGCCGTCAGGGCCACCGTGTGGGTGGTGCCCTCCAGCCGCACGGTCAGGGGACGCATCAAGCGGTTGCCGCGCTCGACGGGGGCGCGCAGCATCTCGGCGGTGCGGGCGGCCTTCCACTCGGTGACGTGCAGGTCAAGGGCTGTCAGTGAGGGCGCAGACGCGTAAGCGTTGGCGGCGGCGGCAGCGTTTGCGCGCCTTCCCGGCGAGTCGGGCACCACGGCGTACCGCTTGGTGGCCCGGTCGAACGTGACCGAAGCGTCCTTCGGCTCGGCCTGCAGGTCGTGCGCCAGCCCCTTGAGGGTGTCCAGGGCCACCGCCACGTCCACCCGCTCGATGGGGACCACGTCCTGCACCTCGGCCTGACCGAGCATTCCCTGCACCCGCTGCAGCACGTTGCGGTCCCCGCCTGCGCGCAGGGCCGCGTCCACGGTGGCCGCCAGGTCCGTCCGCCAGCCCAGCCGCGTGGCGCTCAGGGTCCAGCGCTGGTTCCCCGCCGTCACCGTGACCTGCCGGGGAGGGACGCGGACGTCCCGGGTGGCCGTCAGTGCCTCCTCGCGGGTCAGACCGCCCACGGACACGCCCGCGATCCGCAACCCCGGCGCGAGTTTGCCCCCGTCCTGCGTAGCGACGCCAAGGGCGAGCGCGCCCCCCAGAAGCGTGATTGCCGTCAATCCCGTGACCCAGACCTTCATCACCGGGCAGTGTACGAAGCGGACCTGACCCAGGAGTGCGGGCGGGGCACAGTTGACGTCTTGCGCAGGGCGAAGGGTCCCAGATCAAACCCGTCTGGTGACCGGGCGCTTCCCCGGAGCAGCCCGTTACTTCGACTCCGTCCCCAGGTTCAGGTTCTCCGCAAGGGCCTCGGCCACCCGCTTCTGGGTGTCTTGCACCTGCACCTCAACGCGCTCGCCGGTCTCCAGGTCCATCACGAAGTGGTCGCCGTCCAGCCGCACGCGCGACAGGATCTGCTCGTCGCCTTCCAGGCGGGTGGTGGCGCGCAGTTCCACGTATTTGCGCATGGGCGTGCGGATCACCTTGGGGGCCAGCACCTCCTCCACCTGAAAGATGCCGCCGGAGTTGTTCATGGTCACGGAGATCAGCACCGGTTTGTCGCGCCCGCGCTCGATGACGACCTGGTCCACCGCGAGCGCGCTGATGGAGTGGATGTCGACGCTGCCCAGCGCAAAGGCCTTGCGTCCCCGGCCCTTGGTGATGTCGGTCCCGTCGGCCACCGCCGTGATACCGCCCTCCAGGGTCAGGGGCGGCGGGTTGAGGTCGTGGCAGTCGATGGCTCCCAGGATGAAGGACCGGACCTTGGTGCGCTTGAAGGGGTCTGGGTACAGCGGCCCCATGATGCGGTCGAGGATGGGCAGCGCCAGCGCCACGCCGTGGGCCTCGTGGCCCACCCGGTGAATCTGGTTGCCGACGTCATGCAGCATGGTGCCCAGAATCACGGCCAGAAACACGTCGTCCACGTCGCCCACGCCGCTCTCGATGATGTCGGGACGCACCCCGGCTTCAAGCAAGAGCTCCGTGATCGCCATGCTGGCCGCGCCCGTGATAAAGGCGTGGACGCGCCCGTGATCGTTGTACCCAAGCTTGCGCATGGTCACGTAGTTCGCCATGTCCCAGTGGGCCAACGCCTCGGGATCGCCGCGCAGGGCCTCGTAGGCCGCCAGGGCGCGCGGGTAGTCCTTCAGGTCCGCCGAGATTGCGCCGTGGGCCTCCTCGATCAGCTTGGCGCGGGGGGTGGTGAACTCCACCATACGCCTGGGGGCAGGCGTCTCCGGGCGGCGGCCCTCCACGTCCTGCACGGTTCCTTCCGAAACGGAGAGGGTGAACTTGGGTTCCTCTGCGCCCGGCGGGTTCCCTCCCGCGTCCTCACTCACCCTGGAACTCCGGGCGGCGCTTGGCGAGGAAGGCCGAGGTGCCCTCGCGGAAGTCCTTGGTGGCGACGAGCAGGCCGAAGAGGTCCGCCTCGACTTCCAGCCCGGCCTCCAGCGTGGTGTCCAGACCCCGGCGCACGGCTTCCTTCACGAGCGACAGGGCGATGGGTGCGTTTTTCACCATCTGCTCGGCCACCTCGCGCGCCTTGGTCAGCGCGTTGTCGGCCACGTAGTTGACGAGGCCCATGTCCAACGCTTCCCCGGCCGTGAGCTGCCGCCCGGTGAGCATCAGGTCCAGCGCCCGACCCGCCCCGATCAGGCGCGCGAGGCGCTGCGTGCCGCCAAAGCCCGGGAGGAGCCCCAGCGACACCTCCGGCAGGCCGAGCTTTGCTCCCGGCGCGGCCACCCGCACGTCGCAGGCGAGGGCGAGTTCCAGGCCGCCACCAAGGGCAAAGCCGTTGATGGCCGCGATCACCGGAATGGGCAGGTTGGCGATCTGGTGCATCACGTCCTGCCCGGCAAGCGAGAGTTCGCGCCCGGCGTACACGTCGCCGAGTTGCGAGAGCTCACCGATGTCCGCCCCCGCCACAAAGGCGCGGTCGCCGTCTCCAGTGAGGATCAGCGCGCCCACCTCGGGGTCTTCCATGACCAGTTCGACGGCCTGCGAGAGTTCGCTGAGGGTGTCGGCGTTCAGCGCATTCAGGGCCTTCGGGCGCGAGACGGTCAGCACCACCAGGGGGCCGTGCTGATCGAGCTGCAGATTGCGGAATTCGGTCTCGTCGAGCGTCGTCATGGGCATCATCCTGCCACGGCGGGCGGGGGGCGCACCGTGGCGCGCGGCTTATGCCCGCGCTGCCCTGTGCAGCCGGACCACGGCTTCCAGCGCCACCCGGACCATCCGGTCCACCCCGTTGGCGAGAACCTCCTCCGGCACGAGTTGCGGGTCGCCGATGTCGTTGCTGCAGGTGGTGAGGCATCCGGCCCGCAGGCCGTGCTGCGCCGCGACGAGGAAAATTGCGCTCGCCTCCATCTCGAAGCCCAGCACGCCGCGCGAGGCCCACAGCCGGGCATGTTCGGGGGTGCTGGCGTAGAAGGCGTCTTCCGTCATCACGAGGCCGGCATGGTGGGCCACCCCCGCTGCGCGGGCCGCCTGCACCGACGCCTCCACCACCTCGAAGCTGGCGGCGGGAGCGTAGGGCGCGCCCCCCAGCAACTGCCGAGTAGTGCCGTCGTTGGGCACGGCGGCGGTGGCAATCACGAGGTCAGCGGGCCGAACACGGGGCGCCGCGCCACCGAGGGTTCCCACCCGGATCAGGGTCTTTGCCCCCAGACGCGCAAGTTCTTCCGCAACGATGGCCGCGCTCGGGCACCCCATGCCCGTCGTCTGCACGCTGACGGGCACGCCCTGATACGTCCCAGTGAACCCCAGCAGCTGGCGGTGTTCGGCGTAGAGCGTGGCGTCTTCCAGGTACGTTTGCGCGATGTGACGGGCCCGGTGGGGGTCCCCAGGCAGCAGGACATACTCCGCCACGTCGCCGGCTTGG is a genomic window containing:
- a CDS encoding purine-nucleoside phosphorylase, which codes for MSQIHVRAQAGDVAEYVLLPGDPHRARHIAQTYLEDATLYAEHRQLLGFTGTYQGVPVSVQTTGMGCPSAAIVAEELARLGAKTLIRVGTLGGAAPRVRPADLVIATAAVPNDGTTRQLLGGAPYAPAASFEVVEASVQAARAAGVAHHAGLVMTEDAFYASTPEHARLWASRGVLGFEMEASAIFLVAAQHGLRAGCLTTCSNDIGDPQLVPEEVLANGVDRMVRVALEAVVRLHRAARA
- a CDS encoding phosphohydrolase, which produces MSEDAGGNPPGAEEPKFTLSVSEGTVQDVEGRRPETPAPRRMVEFTTPRAKLIEEAHGAISADLKDYPRALAAYEALRGDPEALAHWDMANYVTMRKLGYNDHGRVHAFITGAASMAITELLLEAGVRPDIIESGVGDVDDVFLAVILGTMLHDVGNQIHRVGHEAHGVALALPILDRIMGPLYPDPFKRTKVRSFILGAIDCHDLNPPPLTLEGGITAVADGTDITKGRGRKAFALGSVDIHSISALAVDQVVIERGRDKPVLISVTMNNSGGIFQVEEVLAPKVIRTPMRKYVELRATTRLEGDEQILSRVRLDGDHFVMDLETGERVEVQVQDTQKRVAEALAENLNLGTESK
- a CDS encoding ABC transporter permease, with the protein product MEQIILEALARALAVGTPLLLACLGAILNERGGVVNLGVEGLMAVGALAAFAVAYPQGNLWLAVGAAMLAGAALAALHALATVTLRANQFVSGLALALLGTGAAGLLGKKFEGMPLFNKVPDWTLGGFALSPFTVAALVLAALLAFWLGSTRGGLTLRSVGENPAAADALGVSVVGVRYAAVLAGGALAGLAGAFLALSYRASWADNPTAGLGWIAVALVIFVGWQPLRAVAGALFFGFLYYLQFRLQGSSAVPTEVFSAMPFVLVLVVLALAGLRGQQGNAPASLGRTYVRGER
- a CDS encoding enoyl-CoA hydratase/isomerase family protein; its protein translation is MTTLDETEFRNLQLDQHGPLVVLTVSRPKALNALNADTLSELSQAVELVMEDPEVGALILTGDGDRAFVAGADIGELSQLGDVYAGRELSLAGQDVMHQIANLPIPVIAAINGFALGGGLELALACDVRVAAPGAKLGLPEVSLGLLPGFGGTQRLARLIGAGRALDLMLTGRQLTAGEALDMGLVNYVADNALTKAREVAEQMVKNAPIALSLVKEAVRRGLDTTLEAGLEVEADLFGLLVATKDFREGTSAFLAKRRPEFQGE
- a CDS encoding BMP family ABC transporter substrate-binding protein, with the protein product MKNAVSLPALRKTALTALPLTLALLGAANSPAAQAQGAGKLKACFIYVGPVGDIGWSYAHDEARKKAEKALPWLETKYVESVPEGQAMPVIDRLVRDKCQVIFTTSFGFMDQTYEAAKKYPNVMFMHASGFKRLPNMGTYMADFYQLYYLNGMMAAAVSKSGKLGYVGAFPVPELKRHISAFALGARAVNPKATVNVKWINAWFDPNKAREAAEALISEGNGALAFTEDTATVVQTAAARKVPSFAHYSPMYKFAPDYVVSGQLVHWDKIYIDFLTKVHSGTYTNKNLNKVDYWKLMQGGAVELGTQPGMAINPKWVPQLKAARMTVGGKTVSVYDRVLQLKAEMEKGGKFDPYMGPLKDRNGVLRVPAGKVMSVKDLNNMSWVAPGVTGQVADEPKK
- a CDS encoding META domain-containing protein, which encodes MPLSLAGLTALALQGGNTSPTPFLTGTVWTLTALTDGGRLTSPGRLAPPVTLRLEGRDAAGSTGCNAYRSRFVTRANTLRFTPLLTTRRACPDFLDGLEDRFVTLMGQVRSFELRGATLTLFADKANRLVFRPAPSSPEVNMDLGGTWTVVRLEADGHSVPLASPAELTFGEGGSGQPLRLSGQAGCNRLSGSATLAEGLLTAGPLGVTRMLCAPEQMTQEAALLRALSAPLEVVLKGETLRLGGPAGQIELRRRA
- a CDS encoding VanW family protein; this encodes MKVWVTGLTAITLLGGALALGVATQDGGKLAPGLRIAGVSVGGLTREEALTATRDVRVPPRQVTVTAGNQRWTLSATRLGWRTDLAATVDAALRAGGDRNVLQRVQGMLGQAEVQDVVPIERVDVAVALDTLKGLAHDLQAEPKDASVTFDRATKRYAVVPDSPGRRANAAAAANAYASAPSLTALDLHVTEWKAARTAEMLRAPVERGNRLMRPLTVRLEGTTHTVALTALQVADLYWVRGTGIEPDEKTLRSTFDRLTAAVDQPALNARYAEQGGRLVKVEGRAGHVADRQAALAAFRKAVFTPDAQHVVFAAKVSQPTLTEADLPDPSRLQLITTGVSTYYHSSPERRRNVANAAAKISGVVVPAGEDFSFLQALGGITPENGFVGGLIISGGRTVDGLGGGVCQVSTTTFRALYQAGLPVVERNPHSYRVGYYEPQVGFEAAVYDPGLDLKMKNDTGAPLFIRTVNRDGASRLEVQVWGIKPARQVTVNPAVILSRTPHPPAQYLTNASLRPGTSRQVDWAQDGYTLYISRTIKDASGVRGDRVETTYRPWRAVYEVGPG
- a CDS encoding VF530 family DNA-binding protein; this encodes MTAPSKDPLHGVTLEMVVTRLAHRYGWDGLARRVPIRCFEHDPSVPSSLKFLRKTPWARAKVEALYAAMVREGEET
- a CDS encoding metallophosphoesterase family protein; the protein is MRLAIVGDVHGNSFALSAVLEDVRAASPDQTLNLGDSVWGAADPAGAWALQAEHAPPTVRGNTDERVAGLREGKAGMRAWLLGQLPGDVPARLGALPTFADVASGEVRVCHGSPRSPWEDLLLTEEQTEEGERTRPAHFSEIRERLGDFTYEAGGRFCVVGHTHHEMLSVVNGVTVVNAGPVSRQKDRLPLARWVLLTRRRGLWRAEFRRTPYDAGEAAAWARANAPEGMAEHEARWLLEGREP